A genome region from Pygocentrus nattereri isolate fPygNat1 chromosome 6, fPygNat1.pri, whole genome shotgun sequence includes the following:
- the stk17b gene encoding serine/threonine-protein kinase 17B produces MSRRRLESRGLAAGLLGDVQTAILTEPLDSLYHITGELGRGKFAVVKKCVEKTTGKVFAAKFVRKRRRGRDCRAEVIHEMAVLEVSRNNPRMINLHAAYETEHDIVLLLEYAAGGEIFDHCISDELLSEFQIIRLIRQTLEGIHLLHQSSVVHLDLKPQNILLTSLSPLGDIKIVDFGLARKLGSAGELREILGTPEYVAPEILNYEPITTASDLWSVGVITYMLITGESPFAGEDKQQTFLNVSQVNVDYSKEAFSRVSELAVHFIRKLLVKAPEDRPSAADCLSHPWLWQQCPGSEPVPPSPRTPRERSGGSKWAAPHEDAEDKENILDSSPHAKRFRFEEDVQAAREGTTEQF; encoded by the exons ATGTCCCGGAGGCGGTTGGAGAGCCGCGGGCTGGCGGCGGGGCTACTGGGGGACGTTCAGACCGCCATCCTGACGGAGCCACTGGACAGTTTGTACCACATCACCGGAGAACTGGGCAG gggGAAGTTTGCAGTTGTAAAGAAATGTGTGGAGAAGACTACGGGTAAAGTGTTTGCCGCAAAGTTTGTACGGAAGCGGCGGCGGGGTCGTGACTGCAGGGCTGAGGTGATCCATGAGATGGCAGTGCTGGAGGTGTCCAGGAATAACCCCCGTATGATCAACCTACATGCAGCTTACGAGACCGAGCACGACATTGTACTGCTGCTGGAATA TGCGGCAGGTGGCGAGATATTTGACCACTGTATATCCGATGAACTGCTGTCCGAGTTTCAGATCATCCGTCTAATCCGACAGACTCTAGAAGGCATCCACCTTTTGCACCAGAGTAGTGTTGTTCACCTTGACCTTAAG CCTCAGAACATTTTGCTGACCAGTTTAAGTCCTTTGGGAGACATTAAGATTGTGGATTTTGGACTGGCACGCAAGCTGGGATCAGCTGGAGAGCTGCGAGAGATCTTGGGTACACCTGAGTACGTAG CTCCAGAGATCCTGAACTATGAGCCCATCACCACAGCCTCAGATCTCTG GAGTGTTGGTGTAATCACCTACATGCTCATAACTGGAGAGTCTCCCTTTGCTGGCGAGGACAAGCAGCAGACCTTCCTGAACGTCTCTCAGGTGAACGTGGACTACAGCAAAGAAGCCTTCTCCAGAGTGTCTGAGCTGGCTGTgcatttcatcagaaaattaCTGGTCAAGGCACCAGA AGACCGTCCCAGTGCTGCAGACTGCCTGAGCCACCCCTGGCTGTGGCAGCAGTGTCCAGGCTCTGAACCTGTTCCCCCCAGCCCACGGACCCCCCGAGAGAGGAGTGGTGGCAGCAAGTGGGCTGCCCCACATGAGGACGCAGAGGACAAGGAGAACATCCTGGACTCATCGCCGCATGCCAAAAGGTTCCGCTTCGAGGAGGACGTGCAAGCTGCAAGAGAAGGAACCACTGAACAGTTTTAA
- the c6h2orf69 gene encoding UPF0565 protein C2orf69 homolog produces MISLRSLSAGLSLFAVAHMSSIASGGGGMEPTGSPGPPLRRLLRLASVPGSEQHRLNDLLLLSPEGPRSQNDHVVFFPGDIQNFQQEMALQPEAAPWQCWSLERVAVILGSRFPGRHIWVVRASHMYLHKFSCYQNFVESNLFGAPEHSPDYGALRHLRGLLGHGMERAGLPNPLPPLGGAAPLPQGFSLTLVGFSKGCVVLNQIVYELAGARVEPELKLFLESISDMYWLDGGHPGGGETWVTDKRALGELAACGVSVHAHVTPYEVRDPMRAWVGREHRRFIKTLEEHNTCITHKLHFEDEPASIENHFRVIKEF; encoded by the exons ATGATAAGCCTCCGCTCGTTGTCTGCTGGGTTGTCGCTTTTTGCCGTGGCTCATATGTCGAGCATCGCCTCGGGAGGAGGCGGGATGGAGCCCACGGGGAGCCCTGGTCCTCCTCTGCGTCGGCTCCTGCGGCTAGCCTCCGTGCCGGGTTCCGAGCAGCACCGCCTCAACGACCTGCTATTGCTGAGTCCCGAAGGCCCGCGGAGCCAGAACGACCATGTCGTCTTCTTCCCCGGGGACATCCAG AACTTCCAGCAAGAAATGGCGCTCCAGCCCGAAGCTGCCCCTTGGCAGTGCTGGAGCTTGGAGCGTGTAGCCGTCATCTTGGGTTCCCGCTTTCCTGGGCGTCACATCTGGGTGGTCCGCGCATCCCACATGTACTTACATAAGTTTAGCTGCTACCAGaactttgtggagagcaacctGTTTGGGGCTCCAGAGCACTCTCCAGACTATGGGGCCCTGCGCCACCTGAGAGGCCTCCTGGGCCACGGCATGGAGCGGGCGGGCCTCCCAAACCCTCTGCCACCTCTAGGGGGTGCTGCGCCTCTACCTCAGGGTTTCTCCCTGACCTTAGTGGGCTTCAGCAAGGGATGTGTGGTGCTCAACCAGATTGTGTACGAACTGGCGGGTGCCAGGGTTGAGCCAGAATTGAAGCTGTTCCTTGAGAGCATCTCGGATATGTACTGGCTGGATGGTGGGCACCCTGGAGGCGGCGAGACGTGGGTGACTGACAAACGGGCACTTGGAGAACTGGCAGCCTGTGGAGTGTCTGTGCATGCTCATGTCACGCCCTACGAGGTGCGGGACCCCATGCGAGCTTGGGTGGGTCGGGAGCACCGGCGTTTCATTAAGACACTTGAGGAGCACAACACCTGCATCACCCATAAGCTGCACTTTGAGGACGAGCCGGCGTCTATTGAAAACCACTTTCGGGTCATAAAGGAGTTCTGA